A stretch of Lathyrus oleraceus cultivar Zhongwan6 chromosome 6, CAAS_Psat_ZW6_1.0, whole genome shotgun sequence DNA encodes these proteins:
- the LOC127092209 gene encoding histone-lysine N-methyltransferase ATXR4 isoform X2: MAVSHSILRRLRLASSSSSSRFTKPFHLFKFSFSTTSPPNPPPIQVSLTNSTGRAVFATRSIPTGDLIHTAEPAVCHPSPSALHPVCYSCLTRLPSSPPQRSPFCSHHCLQRSKEYYDVEMKADWTDFDNYCRNQGLKYPFLVKRLACMIISGVSRSDSLDILQPANLTPEMILEMEKGFTLLKNAFIKTLVADDQIAFLTKQWYIDVLARIRINAFRIELAGGGSYEDLLSSAFASVEAEAAVGNAVYILPSFYNHDCDPNAHIIWIDNAKAKLKALRDIDEGDTLECVLSVCLYLETQ, translated from the exons ATGGCAGTTTCACATTCGATCCTACGTCGACTCCGCttggcttcttcttcttcttcatcacGCTTCACTAAACCATTTCACCTCTTCAAATTCTCATTCTCCACCACCTCACCCCCGAATCCACCTCCAATTCAAGTCTCTCTCACCAACTCAACGGGTCGCGCCGTTTTCGCAACTCGCTCAATCCCTACCGGTGATCTCATCCACACCGCAGAGCCCGCCGTCTGCCATCCCTCACCCTCCGCCCTCCATCCCGTCTGCTACTCTTGTCTCACCAGACTCCCCTCCTCCCCTCCTCAACGCTCCCCCTTTTGCTCTCACCATTGCCTCCAGCGCAGTAAG GAATATTACGATGTTGAGATGAAAGCGGATTGGACGGATTTTGATAACTATTGCCG GAACCAAGGTCTAAAATATCCCTTTCTGGTAAAGCGGTTGGCTTGCATGATCATATCAGGAGTTTCCAGAAGTGACAGTCTTGACATACTTCAACCTGCCAATTTGACACCTGAGATGATTTTAGAG ATGGAAAAGGGATTCACCCTGCTAAAGAATGCCTTCATAAAGACACTTGTTGCAGATGATCAAATTGCTT TTTTAACCAAACAATGGTACATTGATGTTTTGGCACGAATTCGAATCAATGCATTTCGCATTGAGTTGGCTGGTGGTGGATCATATGAAGATCTTCTTTCTTCAGCATTTGCATCTGTAGAAGCTGAAGCTGCTGTTGGAAATGCTGTCTACATACTTCCTTCCTTCTATAATCATGATTGTG ATCCTAATGCACACATTATATGGATAGATAATGCAAAGGCAAAATTGAAGGCCCTCCGGGACATTGATGAAG GAGATACCCTTGAATGCGTTCTATCGGTCTGTCTCTATCTTGAAACGCAATAA
- the LOC127092209 gene encoding histone-lysine N-methyltransferase ATXR4 isoform X1 — MAVSHSILRRLRLASSSSSSRFTKPFHLFKFSFSTTSPPNPPPIQVSLTNSTGRAVFATRSIPTGDLIHTAEPAVCHPSPSALHPVCYSCLTRLPSSPPQRSPFCSHHCLQRSKEYYDVEMKADWTDFDNYCRNQGLKYPFLVKRLACMIISGVSRSDSLDILQPANLTPEMILEMEKGFTLLKNAFIKTLVADDQIAFLTKQWYIDVLARIRINAFRIELAGGGSYEDLLSSAFASVEAEAAVGNAVYILPSFYNHDCDPNAHIIWIDNAKAKLKALRDIDEGEELRICYIDASMDRDARRELLFQGFGFQCNCSRCLHGD; from the exons ATGGCAGTTTCACATTCGATCCTACGTCGACTCCGCttggcttcttcttcttcttcatcacGCTTCACTAAACCATTTCACCTCTTCAAATTCTCATTCTCCACCACCTCACCCCCGAATCCACCTCCAATTCAAGTCTCTCTCACCAACTCAACGGGTCGCGCCGTTTTCGCAACTCGCTCAATCCCTACCGGTGATCTCATCCACACCGCAGAGCCCGCCGTCTGCCATCCCTCACCCTCCGCCCTCCATCCCGTCTGCTACTCTTGTCTCACCAGACTCCCCTCCTCCCCTCCTCAACGCTCCCCCTTTTGCTCTCACCATTGCCTCCAGCGCAGTAAG GAATATTACGATGTTGAGATGAAAGCGGATTGGACGGATTTTGATAACTATTGCCG GAACCAAGGTCTAAAATATCCCTTTCTGGTAAAGCGGTTGGCTTGCATGATCATATCAGGAGTTTCCAGAAGTGACAGTCTTGACATACTTCAACCTGCCAATTTGACACCTGAGATGATTTTAGAG ATGGAAAAGGGATTCACCCTGCTAAAGAATGCCTTCATAAAGACACTTGTTGCAGATGATCAAATTGCTT TTTTAACCAAACAATGGTACATTGATGTTTTGGCACGAATTCGAATCAATGCATTTCGCATTGAGTTGGCTGGTGGTGGATCATATGAAGATCTTCTTTCTTCAGCATTTGCATCTGTAGAAGCTGAAGCTGCTGTTGGAAATGCTGTCTACATACTTCCTTCCTTCTATAATCATGATTGTG ATCCTAATGCACACATTATATGGATAGATAATGCAAAGGCAAAATTGAAGGCCCTCCGGGACATTGATGAAG GTGAAGAACTGAGAATCTGCTATATTGATGCCAGTATGGACCGCGATGCTCGGCGAGAATTATTGTTTCAAGGTTTTGGTTTCCAATGTAATTGTAGTAGATGCTTGCATGGTGATTAG